A single Nitrospira sp. DNA region contains:
- the tatC gene encoding twin-arginine translocase subunit TatC, which translates to MLAPLAAHIQSLKKRLLIIAVTLGVAFATAFAYSSDMVAWLNRPFPNQLVFYGPTEALFASIKVSFLAGIILSLPVVFYQVWKFIEPALLPKEQRWAIPLFLLAALLFALGLVFCNLVILPLVIDFFVSFGMDRDITPALGVGTYIDFNVKFLLIFGCAFELPLVLTILARVGVVSAAALAHYRKHAIMAALIISAVVTPDATLFTMLLMAVPLMVLYEIGIIGAKIFGRAAGPAPDMNLPLDPDIPIGTAGHRVR; encoded by the coding sequence ATGCTCGCACCACTGGCCGCCCATATTCAGTCGCTGAAGAAGCGGCTGCTGATCATCGCGGTGACGTTGGGCGTCGCGTTTGCGACGGCGTTCGCCTACTCGTCGGACATGGTCGCCTGGCTCAACCGGCCGTTCCCCAACCAGTTGGTGTTCTACGGACCGACGGAGGCCCTCTTCGCTTCTATTAAGGTCTCGTTCCTGGCCGGCATCATCCTCAGCCTGCCGGTCGTCTTCTACCAGGTTTGGAAATTTATCGAACCGGCGTTGCTCCCCAAAGAGCAACGCTGGGCGATCCCACTGTTCCTGCTCGCCGCCTTGCTGTTTGCGCTCGGTCTGGTGTTTTGCAATCTCGTCATCCTCCCCCTCGTCATCGATTTTTTCGTCAGTTTCGGTATGGACCGCGACATTACCCCGGCATTGGGTGTGGGGACCTATATCGACTTCAACGTGAAGTTTTTGCTGATCTTCGGGTGTGCCTTCGAACTGCCGCTGGTCCTGACGATTCTGGCGCGAGTTGGGGTGGTGTCGGCAGCGGCGCTGGCGCACTATCGCAAACATGCCATTATGGCGGCGCTGATCATCTCCGCCGTCGTGACGCCGGATGCCACCTTGTTCACCATGTTGTTGATGGCGGTCCCGCTCATGGTACTCTATGAAATCGGCATCATTGGCGCAAAGATCTTCGGGCGGGCGGCCGGCCCGGCGCCCGATATGAATCTGCCCCTCGACCCGGATATACCCATTGGTACCGCCGGTCATCGCGTCCGCTGA
- the tsaB gene encoding tRNA (adenosine(37)-N6)-threonylcarbamoyltransferase complex dimerization subunit type 1 TsaB, with amino-acid sequence MTAPSVDHLLAVETATAWQSVALLRGGQIAALLQQDAAGSHARSLMGAIDRVLHDAGVRLADLHGLAVSIGPGSFTGLRVGLATMLGFRAVLGTSIIPVPTLEAMAWNLRDVQGLLIPVLKSRHNEVYWAAYEWQPGQGLRTHLAEQVGPPSSVAKMCQGIKRVTVFGDGWQAYGQEIRQAVGGIGVTVLEVDADRQRPSAVSVGLAAQQRRAANQVAEEALVPRYVQRTEAEVKFDELQGVSALERRRERVAKKLDQRKTGARRSRDSQPKQ; translated from the coding sequence ATGACGGCGCCATCGGTGGACCATCTGTTGGCGGTTGAAACTGCCACGGCCTGGCAAAGCGTGGCCCTGTTGCGCGGTGGGCAGATTGCGGCCTTGCTGCAACAGGATGCCGCCGGCTCCCACGCGCGTTCGCTGATGGGCGCCATTGATCGTGTGTTACATGACGCGGGCGTGCGGCTGGCTGATCTTCACGGATTAGCCGTGTCGATTGGCCCAGGCTCGTTTACCGGACTCCGTGTCGGGCTCGCGACGATGCTGGGATTTCGCGCTGTGCTTGGGACGTCCATCATTCCGGTGCCGACGCTCGAAGCGATGGCGTGGAACCTGCGTGATGTGCAGGGGTTGCTCATCCCGGTGCTGAAGAGTCGTCACAACGAGGTCTATTGGGCGGCGTATGAATGGCAGCCGGGACAAGGTTTGCGGACCCATCTCGCCGAACAGGTCGGGCCACCGTCTTCCGTTGCTAAGATGTGTCAGGGCATCAAGCGCGTCACGGTATTCGGCGATGGCTGGCAGGCGTATGGCCAGGAAATCCGTCAGGCGGTTGGGGGGATAGGTGTCACGGTTCTGGAAGTGGATGCGGACCGTCAGCGTCCTTCAGCGGTCAGTGTCGGGCTGGCGGCACAACAGCGTCGGGCTGCCAATCAGGTCGCTGAAGAGGCGTTGGTGCCGCGGTACGTGCAACGCACCGAAGCGGAGGTCAAATTCGACGAACTACAGGGTGTGTCGGCGCTTGAGCGCCGGCGGGAACGTGTGGCAAAGAAGCTGGACCAGAGGAAAACGGGTGCTCGCAGAAGTCGTGATTCTCAGCCCAAACAATAG
- the rimI gene encoding ribosomal protein S18-alanine N-acetyltransferase has protein sequence MVSDSVIIEPATTEALDEVLAIEQACFSAPWTRKMLAAELSGNQFARFLVAKCPDPISGARVIAGYFCYWIVFEELRLMNLAVLSPFRRQGLATKLVCTALRSGVARGATRAMLEVRTSNLEARSLYERLGFCQTATRARYYVNPEEDAVLMELAPLEVSALCGQP, from the coding sequence ATGGTGTCAGATTCGGTGATCATCGAGCCGGCGACAACCGAGGCGTTGGACGAAGTGTTGGCCATCGAACAGGCTTGCTTCTCGGCCCCCTGGACGCGCAAAATGTTGGCGGCGGAACTGTCCGGCAATCAATTTGCGCGGTTCTTGGTCGCGAAATGCCCCGACCCAATTTCCGGGGCGCGCGTGATTGCCGGGTACTTCTGCTACTGGATTGTCTTCGAAGAATTGCGGTTGATGAACCTGGCGGTGCTCAGTCCATTCAGGCGGCAGGGACTGGCGACAAAACTGGTCTGTACGGCGCTACGAAGCGGGGTAGCGCGCGGGGCAACCAGAGCCATGTTGGAGGTACGAACATCCAATCTAGAGGCGCGGAGCCTCTATGAGCGGCTGGGATTTTGTCAGACGGCGACACGGGCGCGGTATTATGTGAACCCTGAGGAAGACGCGGTGCTGATGGAACTGGCGCCGCTGGAGGTGAGTGCTTTGTGCGGGCAGCCCTGA
- a CDS encoding TolC family protein, translating to MRHPWPRIASMMLALTLLTAALPFAVFAAETDQSVMLSRGSFLGVQQAVEIAVKNHPMLIEGTANLKASEARTEQARSLYFPQVYANANTVAGAGVSNPRFLVGGGLLRENQSTFTGGVIANQRIYDFGYTSNLVESNKLAERAQGQDVNARRALVLLYVQRAYLNSLKRHRLVQIAEETVRERGIIAGQIETLYRQQLKSKLDFDLARVELVNAQSLLVRSRNDLKASFADLNRTMGIAGADDYVLEEISVDVRPQKTLETLVTESLSHPEVKRAREQTASADARLTATKRQYLPTVSAIASGGTFDPFDPRQNQQTGGWWMAGAMVSMPLFTGFLIENQVVEASANRQAASAATTSIEQALTQQVTNAYLDTLTFAQQITLAEEQVKTAQEALQLSKQRYKLGLGTVVEVTQSEVAVTAAQTRLAETQYDYKIAEVTLAYTSQGDDTGRILLMSRAATAPRAPEGTGRVEGPPTTAN from the coding sequence ATGAGACACCCATGGCCTCGCATCGCATCCATGATGCTGGCGCTCACGTTGCTCACGGCAGCGTTGCCATTTGCCGTCTTTGCTGCGGAGACGGATCAGTCAGTCATGCTGTCGCGCGGAAGTTTTCTTGGCGTGCAACAGGCCGTCGAGATCGCCGTGAAAAACCATCCCATGCTGATCGAGGGCACCGCAAATTTGAAGGCTTCTGAAGCCCGCACCGAGCAGGCTCGCTCCCTGTACTTTCCGCAGGTCTACGCCAATGCCAACACGGTCGCCGGGGCCGGCGTCTCCAACCCGCGCTTTTTAGTCGGCGGCGGTCTGCTTCGAGAGAACCAGAGCACCTTTACCGGCGGCGTCATCGCCAATCAACGGATCTACGACTTCGGCTATACCAGCAATCTGGTCGAATCGAACAAACTTGCCGAACGCGCCCAGGGACAGGATGTGAATGCCCGACGCGCGCTGGTGTTACTCTATGTCCAACGCGCCTATCTGAACAGCCTCAAACGCCACCGCCTGGTGCAGATTGCGGAAGAAACGGTGCGGGAACGCGGCATCATCGCCGGTCAAATCGAAACGCTCTACCGCCAGCAACTGAAATCCAAGCTCGACTTCGACCTGGCGCGCGTCGAGCTGGTCAACGCGCAATCGCTCTTGGTGCGCAGCCGCAACGACCTCAAGGCCAGTTTCGCGGACTTGAATCGGACCATGGGCATCGCCGGGGCCGACGACTATGTGCTCGAAGAGATTTCCGTGGACGTGCGTCCGCAGAAAACGCTGGAAACCCTGGTCACGGAGAGCCTTTCCCATCCCGAAGTGAAGCGCGCGAGGGAGCAGACCGCCTCAGCCGACGCCAGGCTCACGGCGACCAAGCGCCAGTACCTGCCGACGGTGTCGGCGATTGCCAGCGGAGGAACCTTCGATCCCTTTGACCCCCGCCAGAACCAACAGACCGGCGGCTGGTGGATGGCCGGGGCGATGGTCTCCATGCCGCTCTTCACCGGGTTCCTGATCGAGAATCAGGTGGTCGAGGCCAGCGCCAATCGCCAAGCGGCATCTGCGGCGACCACGAGCATCGAGCAGGCCTTGACGCAACAAGTCACGAATGCCTATCTCGATACGCTCACCTTCGCGCAGCAAATCACGCTGGCGGAGGAACAGGTCAAGACCGCGCAGGAAGCGTTACAACTCTCGAAGCAGCGCTACAAACTCGGCTTGGGAACCGTGGTGGAAGTCACGCAGTCGGAGGTGGCGGTCACCGCCGCGCAGACAAGGCTCGCTGAAACGCAGTACGACTACAAAATCGCGGAAGTTACCCTCGCGTATACGTCGCAAGGAGATGATACAGGCCGGATTCTCTTGATGAGCCGCGCGGCGACTGCCCCTCGCGCACCTGAAGGAACCGGCCGCGTGGAAGGACCTCCCACCACCGCCAATTGA
- a CDS encoding YdcH family protein: protein MQTETAITERLRRSNTEFRALEESHHRLDAELADLQRRHVLTPAEEVLKKQLQKEKLATKDKIAELIRASR from the coding sequence ATGCAGACGGAGACGGCGATCACTGAGCGGTTACGGCGGTCCAACACAGAGTTTCGGGCGCTTGAAGAATCTCACCATCGCCTTGATGCGGAGCTGGCCGATCTCCAACGGCGGCACGTGCTCACGCCGGCGGAAGAAGTACTGAAGAAGCAGCTGCAAAAAGAGAAGTTGGCCACCAAGGACAAGATCGCCGAACTCATTCGAGCCTCGCGGTAA
- a CDS encoding efflux RND transporter periplasmic adaptor subunit, with the protein MDGQGPLPQVNKPAGRKGRWLAAAVLVALLGLGYWYWQDEAAPVQPALSEAQHAEQASAPAHPEPDAAPVDVQVLKPVRRDLVYAIKLPANVSPLYQTTLYAKVSGYLKWIGPDKGDAVKKNEVVAVIDAPEVEEQYQQAVSDYKIKKLTYERLAKVWKESPDVIAKQDVDVAEAAYQGAKHLMEQRVVMRDYTKVRAPYDGIVTARFADPGALIQIATSSATSAIPLFTIMDLNTVRIYANVPQDDSPWVIPGKTAATVKVTELPGRSFTGRVTRSTLALDPSTRSLLVEVDLPNPDHALRPGTFAEVSLGLREIPQALVVPPQAVISTPKGKSVFIVEDGKAKSVAVQTGITDGQWMEITSGLGGDEDVVAVGKRRLLDGSPVQPSPFHLPEAKPSQQKFERRAPGGMPPPPGNQVNGTMPKQGDRP; encoded by the coding sequence GAAGCCGCGCCGGTACAACCGGCGTTGTCAGAAGCACAGCACGCCGAACAGGCTTCCGCTCCGGCGCATCCCGAACCGGATGCCGCGCCGGTCGACGTGCAGGTCCTCAAACCCGTGCGCCGCGACCTGGTGTATGCGATCAAGCTCCCCGCCAACGTGTCACCGCTCTACCAAACCACGCTGTATGCGAAGGTCTCGGGGTATCTCAAATGGATCGGCCCCGATAAAGGCGACGCCGTCAAGAAGAATGAGGTGGTTGCCGTTATCGACGCCCCTGAGGTCGAGGAGCAATACCAGCAAGCCGTGTCGGACTACAAGATCAAGAAATTGACGTACGAGCGGCTCGCCAAGGTGTGGAAAGAATCACCGGACGTGATTGCCAAACAAGACGTCGATGTGGCGGAAGCCGCGTACCAGGGAGCCAAACATCTGATGGAACAGCGTGTCGTGATGCGCGATTACACCAAGGTGCGCGCGCCCTACGACGGCATCGTCACCGCCAGGTTTGCCGATCCCGGTGCGCTCATTCAGATTGCCACCTCGTCCGCGACCAGCGCCATTCCGCTGTTTACGATCATGGACCTCAACACGGTGCGCATCTATGCCAATGTGCCGCAGGACGATAGCCCCTGGGTCATTCCCGGGAAAACGGCGGCCACGGTGAAAGTCACGGAACTCCCCGGCCGCTCGTTTACAGGCAGGGTCACGCGCTCGACGTTGGCCCTTGATCCATCCACTCGCAGCCTGCTGGTGGAAGTCGATCTGCCGAACCCGGACCATGCGCTCCGGCCAGGCACCTTCGCCGAAGTCTCCCTGGGATTGCGAGAAATTCCCCAAGCCCTGGTGGTGCCGCCGCAGGCCGTGATCAGCACGCCGAAAGGCAAGTCTGTGTTCATCGTCGAAGACGGCAAGGCCAAATCTGTCGCGGTCCAGACCGGGATCACCGACGGGCAGTGGATGGAAATCACATCCGGATTGGGTGGAGACGAGGATGTCGTGGCGGTGGGGAAACGCCGCCTGCTCGATGGCTCGCCGGTGCAACCTTCGCCCTTTCATTTGCCGGAAGCCAAACCATCGCAACAAAAATTCGAACGGCGCGCGCCAGGCGGCATGCCGCCCCCGCCCGGCAACCAGGTCAACGGAACCATGCCGAAACAAGGAGATCGCCCATGA
- a CDS encoding peptidylprolyl isomerase codes for MSAQTSSVVATITVTSKNEPWGQIVLRFFPDVAPNHVKNFVDLAKKGFYNGTTFHRVIPGFMIQGGDPNSKNPDRASHGMGGPGHNVNAEFNSKPHKRGTLSMARANDPNSAGSQFFICVNDANFLDWQYTVFGEVQSGLEVVDKVVSAKRDGRDNPLERIEMTVAITE; via the coding sequence ATGTCGGCACAAACCAGTTCAGTAGTAGCGACCATTACCGTGACGTCGAAGAACGAGCCGTGGGGGCAGATTGTCCTGCGCTTTTTCCCGGACGTGGCGCCGAATCATGTGAAGAATTTTGTCGATCTGGCGAAGAAGGGGTTTTACAACGGCACCACCTTCCATCGGGTTATTCCCGGGTTCATGATCCAGGGCGGCGATCCCAACAGCAAGAATCCGGACCGTGCGTCTCACGGCATGGGTGGTCCCGGCCACAACGTGAATGCGGAATTCAACAGCAAGCCGCACAAGCGGGGTACCCTCTCCATGGCGCGCGCGAATGATCCGAATAGCGCCGGGTCGCAGTTTTTCATCTGCGTCAACGACGCCAATTTTCTGGATTGGCAATACACGGTGTTCGGCGAAGTGCAGAGCGGTTTGGAGGTGGTCGACAAGGTTGTGTCTGCGAAACGCGATGGACGCGACAACCCGTTGGAGCGTATCGAAATGACCGTGGCGATCACGGAGTAG